A genomic region of Plasmodium malariae genome assembly, chromosome: 14 contains the following coding sequences:
- the SR10 gene encoding serpentine receptor, putative yields MMIWKSNQKIKRTLEFFVIFLIFIRIINCQLIKLDGQKINTNYILYVLKGLYIFGKDDAPYILLGEKKDMNVKEAHAIFENIGISTVDNKNTKYFSFGAAENKDGDSNINNKDGSELGGNKKDNKSSTGISNGGGDGKKDKANDDDDEKKEKFKLNLYKDNPYLRKKKQYRYLDDDKSFGTADLFLELVLMKETEFNKYYLPKDTDVCCRTDGNGMDGNDIFTCPGKGYLKRYVDESNMYSLKLPVYFIKDKIHDSNSYLSDNEVNQEQFLNKIKNKHMYNINQTDVYALFLSNCLDSKKFELELHGNIHILNKYGYLPGDKVSKLNLYVFCMIVYSIYLFNWIYLLVKNKQFVIKIQIWILVCIFLYLMENFFLFLYFLVYNLHAKINNNLLFLSVCSSILKNVCSYLLILLGSLGWGLVIPTLDRKTFIKIKVLFFFFIIFDFIKHFLDMHLTDSEINTIYFFFCIIPVTVIYSIIYLWVFTSASKIIIQLNEDKQYEKLNMFKRFFNVLIFTLIFSVIAFIIDIIVMVFVDNTIWNLKCYLSEGIISCLFLIILTAMVMLFKPSDRLKRISHFTEIGDMDEMEDFSHFEHSIEDIS; encoded by the coding sequence atgATGATATGGAAGTCCAATcagaaaattaaaagaacaCTTGAGTTTTTCGTTATCTTTTTGatttttataagaattataaattGTCAATTAATAAAACTAGATGGtcaaaaaattaacacaAACTATATTCTTTACGTTTTGAAgggcttatatatatttggaaAAGATGATGCGCCATATATTCTGTtaggggaaaaaaaggatatgaACGTAAAAGAAGCTCACGCCATTTTTGAGAACATAGGTATAAGTACAGTTGATAAtaaaaacacaaaatattttagttttGGAGCTGCAGAGAATAAAGATGGTGatagtaatataaataataaggaTGGAAGTGAATTAGGTGGAAACAAAAAAGACAATAAATCCAGCACAGGTATTAGTAATGGTGGTGGGGatggaaaaaaagataaagccaatgatgatgatgacgaaaaaaaagaaaaatttaaattgaaTTTGTATAAGGATAATCCTTATCTGCGAAAAAAGAAACAGTATAGATATTTAGATGATGACAAATCTTTTGGTACCgctgatttatttttagaattaGTTCTTATGAAAGAGACTgagtttaataaatattatttaccaAAAGATACAGATGTTTGTTGTCGTACGGATGGAAATGGTATGGATggaaatgatatatttacatgtccGGGTAAaggatatttaaaaagatatgTAGATGAGTCAAATATGTATTCATTGAAATTACcagtttattttataaaagataaaattcaCGATAGTAATTCTTACTTATCAGATAATGAAGTAAACCAGgaacaatttttaaataaaattaagaataaacatatgtacaaTATTAATCAGACAGATGTGtatgctttatttttatcaaattgtttagatagtaaaaaatttgaGTTAGAATTACATggaaatattcatatattaaataaatatggatATCTACCAGGAGATAAGGTAtctaaattaaatttatatgttttctGTATGATAGTTTattccatatatttatttaactggatatatttattagttaaAAATAAGCAGTTTGTTATCAAAATTCAAATTTGGATACTAGTTtgtatctttttatatttaatggaaaatttctttttatttctttattttctagtatataatttacatgcaaagattaataataatttattattcctATCGGTTTGTTCAAGTATTTTGAAGAATGTTTGTTCTtaccttttaattttattggGATCATTAGGTTGGGGCTTAGTTATTCCAACATTAGATAGAAAAACatttatcaaaataaaagttttattctttttttttataatatttgattttataaaacatttcTTAGATATGCATTTAACAGATTCAGAAATCAATACaatctatttctttttttgtattattccAGTAACTGTAATTTAttccataatatatttatgggTATTTACCTCAGctagtaaaattattattcaatTGAATGAAGATAAGCAATATGAAAAgttaaatatgtttaaaagatttttcaacgttttaatatttacacTTATATTTTCAGTTATTGCCTTTATTATTGATATCATTGTAATGGTATTTGTAGATAATACGATATGgaatttaaaatgttatcTCAGTGAAGGAATAATAAgctgtttatttttaattatcctAACAGCAATGGTTATGTTGTTTAAACCATCAGATAGACTTAAAAGAATTTCACATTTTACTGAAATAGGAGATATGGACGAAATGGAGGACTTTTCGCACTTCGAGCATTCCATAGAAGATATATCCTAG